In Flavobacterium luteolum, the DNA window CGGATTTGCCAAATCATTCCAAATACAAAACCATCTTGCCATTAAACCAATTGCCCAAATCCGTTGTAGTAGCTGTTATAGGGCGTTTTTTCAGTGTTGCTTTTGTGTTCCGTCAAAACCATATCTAAAGTTATTCAATTGTCCGTCCGAACTTTCAAGTCCAACTATGTCCATTAGTTCTTCAAAATAATAACAAATTCTTTCTTGGTTTTCGGAATCAATGTAAATACCTGTAAATCTTTCAAGTCCAATTTTGATAGCATTTTGATAGTCTTTGTCTGTTGCGTTACCTGTTTTGGCAAGTTTCTCAAAATCGTCCGCCACTAAATTTATTTTCTCTGTCAGAATAGGTTTTTGGGTTGGATCTCCAATGCCTGGATAAAATAGTTGTTCGTCTGGGATAAACTTTTCCTTGCGTTTAAATTCTTCAAATTTTGCCATTGCTTTTTCAGGTGTCTTTATTTGTCCTTGTCCACAAGCTATGAACAAAACCAAAGTCATTCCAATTAATATGTTTGTTATTTGTTTCACTATCGTTCTTTAAAATGCCCTATAACGTCCTGGCACTACAGCGGGTTTGGGACTAAATTAAGCCCATTCTTCGGATTTGCCAAATCATCCAAATACAAAACCAACTTCCCATTAAGCCAATTGCCCAAATCCGTTGTAGTGGCTGTTATGTGGGGGTTGTTTCTAGCCGATATTCCCAATTATTAATCGATTTTCAGCCTTATCTTGGCCGATTAAAAACCTAATTCTTGCCCAAATCTCGGCTAAATTTTATTCCCTTTTTCGTTTCAGTTTACACCCAAAACGATTGTTTATTTTTTATTCTCAATGAAACTTCAATATTTAAGTTTCAGTTTTCGCAATCTAATTTAAAACTCCAATTTTTAAGTTTTGTTTTTCATATTCAGTTTAGAAACCCTGAAATTCAAGTTTCTGCTTTTCAAGTTTTGCATTTCGGATTCAGTTTAGAAACTCCGACATTCAAGTTTTCAATTAAAAATCCAATTTTCACGTTTCTGAATTTCGATTTTCTGCGCAACAATTTGCTTTTAAAAAAACCTGATTTTAGCAGTAAATTTCTTTTTCAACTCCCACATAACGTTCTGGTACTACAGCGGGTTTGGGACTAAATTAAGACCATTCTTCGGATTTGCAAAATCATCCCAAATACAAAACCATTTTCCCATTAAGCCTGTTACCCAAATCCGTTGTAGTAGCTGTTGGCGGTAGTTTTTTATTTTCTTCCTACTAGTTTATCTAACCAATTTATTCGATTTTCTACAATACCAATTTTTTGCTTTCGTGGATTCCAAAGCGAATTCTTTTCTGCTTTCGAATTCTTTTCTGCTATATCTGCAAAACTTTTTGCTTGTTCAAAATTGCCTTTAAATTCTGAAATTACTGCCAAAATGGAATACATAATATAGTTTTGAACTGGAAAGATTATCGATTTTTTTTTAATTTTTTCAGTAATTATATTTTCTACTTCGTCGAAAAATTCTATTTTATTTTCACGAACTACAATTTTTGAAAAGTCTAAATCAGAACCTGATATTACGTTAGGAAATTCCTTCTCATAGTCAAGTGATTTTTTATAAAAACATATTGCCATTTCTGCATCATTTCTTAACTCATAGATTTGACCTAAAAAATTATAACACGTACTTTTTTCAATTCTATTTTCAGGATATTCTGTTAAGACTTTGTTCAGAAGTTCTTCAGCAACGACCAATAGTTCTTTGTCTTTGGTATAAACTAATTCAATGGCTTGTATTTTTAAATATTGAGCTCGTCCATCTTTTCTTGCTCGTCCAAGTTTTGCAAAGAATTCTTCTTCGTCAATTTTTGTCCAAGTTTTTCGTCTATACCAATCTGTCATTTCTGTTAATTGTTAAGTTTCTTTCGTGGTAAAATTACCGCCAACGTTCTGGTACTACAGCGGGTTTGGGACTAAATTAAGCCCATTCTTCGGGTTTGCCAAATCATCCCAAATACAAAATCAACTTCCCATTAAGCCAATTGCCCAAATCCGTTGTAGTAGCTGTTAGTGGCTGGCTTTTTTTCGTATAATTAGATATCAAGTCTGTTGTCGTTACCATAAAGAATCGCCGAGCCGTCTTCTTTTTTTGCTAAATCATAAAGTTCTTTTTGAAATCTATCAATAGCACTAGGTTCTACAATTATTTCTAATTTCAACTTGTTTTTTTCTTCTTTTCTGTATTCAGTTGATACATTACTTTCAAGGTTTATTTCCACTCCAACACGCCCACTTTTTCCAATAGAATAATATTTCATAGAAAAGTAAGCATAGCTGTCTTTTTCGCCTGCTTCATAAAATAGAACTTTGTCGTTTTCAGGAAAAGTATTTAATGATTTAGCAAATTCAGACAAGCGTTCTGATTGGTCATAAACTTCAGTTAAACCATAAAATGAAGTGTTAGATGCTGTAATTTTTAATTCAAACATATCATCATCTTTCCAGATTATTTTTAAATTCAAAAAAGATTTAGGTTTATCTGTCAACATTTTTTAGGGTTTGTTTCTTGATTTTCATTATGTTGTTTTTCGCTATGCTTGCCACTAACGTCCCGCTACTACAGCGGGTTTGGGATTAAATTAAGCCTTATTTTCGGATTTGCCAAATCATTCCAAATACAAAACCATTTTTCCATTAAGCCTATTGCCCAAATCCGTTGTAGTAGCTGTTGGCAGTAGTTTTTTCTATGGAAAGTGAATGTCGCCTTCTTCATTTACATAAGTCCATTTTGCTTTATCAATTTTTGTTATGTCGATACTCTCAACAGTTTGAAAAATCACAAATAGTGGTTTTAATTTAACAGTTCTTCTTCCACCGTAACCTAACGCTCCGACGTCAAATATTTGCTGATTAATAGTTATGTTTTTATCATCATTATTTCTGTATAATATTGTTTCGTTTGTCCAAGCACCGAAACCAATTGTAAACATAGTAAACATCAGAATGAAGAAGCAAAATCCTGCTGATAAAACGGTTAAAGTTCCAATTGTCCAATTTTTGTATTTCGAGTGGTTTCTTTTTAAAGTTCCAAAAAGTGTCAACAAAATTGCGAAAGGTAAACCTGCAAATATCAAGTTATAAAAAATGCTTTGTGTTTTATAGTTTTTAAAATAAATAGGTAAATATTGTCCAATTGTCAATGCAAAAAAGTGCAACTATAATAAAAATAATTGTTAACCAAAAAAACGTCAATCTTAAGCTTTTAATTTGTTTCATTATATTCTTGAATTCTCTTTTCTACTGCAAAATTACTGCCAACGTCTTGGTACTACAGCGGGTTTGGGACTAAATTTAGCCCATTCTTCGGATTTGCCAAATCATTACAAATACAAAACCAACTTTCCATTAAGCCTATTGCCCAAATCCGTTGTAGTAGCTGTTATGTGGCGTTTTTTTTGTTTAGTATCTCCATTCGCCGTCATCTTCTGCTTTTTTCTTAATTCCATCGATTAATGATTTCTCATCAATTATAATTTTTTCGCCTTTCAATCTTTTAAACTCTGTAAATATCTGATGCAAATCAAAATTATTCCAATTATTTAACTTGTTTAATGTGATTTTTTTCTTTGCGCTTTTGAATACTAACATATATCCAATTACACTTCCCGTTTTTGAGACACGCACTTTAATTTGAATATTTACTTTCTTAATTTTAAATTTTTCAATCCAATCTTTATCAAAATTGCTACCAAAAATATTTATCTTTTCATTTTCAAATTCAATTTTATATATAAACACTTTTGACTCATCATAAGTTATAAATAAGAAAATAATCAAAAAAAAGAGAATAAATAATATTGAAATAATACTAAATTCATTAGAAGAAAATATTGGGATTGATGCAAAAATTAAAAAGGCAAAAATTTTAGTTCCAATATCTTTTTTGCATCTTTCTTTGAATGGAATTCTTTCAGTTTCAAATATTATTTTTTCCAAAAATTTATTCGTTTTTTTCGTTAAAATGCCACATAACGTTCTCGCGCTACACGCGGTTTGGGACTAAAGTAACGTTAATTTTCGGATTAGCCAAATTCTCACAAATACAAAACCATTTTCAAATTAAGCCAATTGCCCAAATCGCTTGTAGCGTATGTTAGGAGAGGTTGCGACACGGACGAGAAGCACGAACGATTTGCCGTTCCGATTTTCGATTCCAATTTTAGCAAGTTTTCCGCCTTCTAATTTTCCGTCCAATTAGTTTCAGCATTTGAATTTCAAACTTCTGTTAAATTTCAAAAAAAGAGACAAAAAAAATCCGCTTTCGGTTGTCCAAAAAGCGGTTTACGTTTTGTTTGTCCGCAACATTTTTTGCGCTCAATTTTGGTCAGCTTGCTTTAGATGTTTTTAGTTTTTTCCGTTTCTAAAATCCTTATTAAATTCATCTGTTGTTCGTCCACGGAGCAATCTCTCCTAACTAGTATATATGTATGACAAAATCATACAAAGCTACTCAGTTTTGGGCAGATATGTATGATAAACGTCGTGCTTTATTTTTAAATCAAATATATGATAATTCTTTATAATTCGTCAAAAGGACTCTTAATTTGTTGAATATTTTTAGTGCTTACATGTGTATAGATTTCAGTAGTTTTGCTGCTGCTATGACCTAATAATTCTTGTATATAACGCAGATCAGTTCCACTTTCTAATAAATGTGTGGCATAGCTGTGGCGCATCCAGTGGAGGGTTACTGGTTTTGTATTGCCAACTTTTTGTAGGGCTTGCTTCAAAACACTTTGCAAGCTCTGTTCTGAATACTTTTCTCCAGAATTTTGACCTTCAAACAGCCAAATGCTCGGTTTGTATATCATATAATATTCTCGAAGCATTTGTAATATTTTAGGTGATAAGGGCGAAATTCGGTCTTTTTTGCCTTTCGCTTGTCTAATAATAACGATTCCTCTCTTGGAATCAATGTCAGAAGGTTTTAAATTTAGAAGTTCACTTCGGCGCAAGCCACAACTATAAATCAATGAAAGCATTGTTTTGTGTTTGATGTTAGAATGTGCATTCAAAATCAATTTTATTTCTGCTTTGCTCAAAACGTTGGGTAAAATTTTTGACCTTTTGGGGCGATGAATCTTGTCAATTTCTATTTTGGTGTTGCGTACCGTAATGAAAAATAATTTCAAGGCATTGACGATTTGATTTTGATAGGAAGAAGAAAGGTTGTTTGTAAGAATATATTCGTTGTTGTAAATAAATACGTCTTCATTGGTAATTTCTGAAATGTTTTTTTCTCGATAAAATATCAAAAAAGATTTTAAAGCTTCAGAATACGTTTTGATAGTGTTCGGACTGTATCTCTTAGAAGAAAGCCATTGAACGAATTTTTTTATTTGCTCGAAACCCTCCTCTGAAGGAAAAGAATGAGAAAGAGGAACTAAACGAAATTTTACCCTGTTTTCAGTCGTATCAGGTAGATGCCAAACACCTAAAGTTTGACTCCAACGCGAACCTGTCAACTTTTTTATTCGAGTTATTAAGTCAGCATTTTTTTCAAAATAAACCGCAATTCTTTTTTCTTTTTTATGGATGATAATTTTAGCTTCCCAATTCATAAATATAAATTTCAGGTTGTGAAAGTAAGAAAAAAGCCTCAGTATTAAAAATACTTCCTTGGAATCAGCTTGCTCAAAAGGAAAAATTAATCAAAACACTCCATTAAAAGCAAATCTCCGTCGCGATGTGTTATGGTTACAATTCCGTCTTGTTCAACAGAATTACTGCTTCCGGTTCTGTAGCCCATTGTGAGCGTATCGTTTTTTAATTCGTATTTTAAATTGGTTGAAGAAATTCCGTTAACGACACCAATTGGAATTAACGAAATAGGTGTTTTTGCGGTATACCATTTTTCGAATTTTGTTGGCAGCAAGAATATTTTAGAATGATCGTCGAGAATTACAATTTTGAGTAAATTTCTGTAGCGAACAATCTGCGTTAGGTTTGTAATCGTATGATCTGCGCGTTTTCCAGTTGCCCAAACGACATTTGCGGCAGGAATTTTTCTTTCAATAAGATAATCAAAAGCTTTTTCTAAATCTGTTTTATCTTGATCGGGTGTGTGAACGATTTCGATTGGAAATTGCGAAGTTTTATAAATTTCAGGATCAAAACCACGGTCAAAATCACCTAATAAAACATCTATTTTTATACCTAATTCAATTACTCTTTCTATAGCCGAATCTAAAACAACAACCAGTGGAGACCATTCTAGTAATTGTCCTAATAATTCAGGATCACAGGCTGCGCCATTTGCAATTATTAAAGCTGGTTCCTGATCGTCTCGGACTATATGATGTGATGACATAAGTGTTTTTTGAATGTGGTGCTAAGTTACAGCTACAATTTTAGATTTCTATTTTTTTGCCACAGATTTCACAGATTAATGGGATTAATCATTTTAATTCCTTTAATCTGTGGCAAAAAAAAACTAAAAATCAAGCAACCTTCTATGGTAATTTATCTGTCCTAAATGATAGGCTAAATGGGTAGAAAGATGAATTAAAAAGAAACCTGTTTTCATTTCTTTTTCAAAAACAATCTGCGGATAAATTTTTTCTAAATCTGTTTCTGTTAAGGAATCTAGAGCATTATTTACTACTAAAATCGTGTTTTCAATTTTCTGGATTAATTCTGTTTTTGAAACATCTTTTAATGAAAATTCTAAAGGACGATTTCGAATATAACCAGTTTTGCCAATTTCAGCGCCGATGTAGGTATTTAGATTTCCAATTAAATGAAGGCATAGATTTCCTGCTGAATTGGAGATATTTTTGTCAACTACCCAAATCGTTTTTTCGTTTTGATACGATCCAATTTCTTCTCTTAATTTGTTTAAATCTCGATTGAAAAGTGTTTTTAGAGTTTCTAGAACCATAATTAATTTCTGCTTTTTATCGGAATCCAGATTTCTTCTTCAGAATTAGGATCGTCTTTTTTATACTTTTCATTCATTACAGCAAAATGCGGTCTATTGTCTACCGTGTATTCAGAATTTGGAAGCCATTCTGCAAAAATATAATGATAGGTTTGATGAGCTTCTGTCGCTGGCCCTAAATGAAGAAAAACAGCATATAAACCATGAGGAATAGTTAAAGTTTGCATTCCTTCTGGAATAGTTAAATAATCTGAAACTTCTACGGCAGCCCATTTTTGAAAACTGTCATTAGGGTCAAAATTATCAAAATGATTTTCTGCGTAAACTTCTAAAGAATATAAATTGGCATTAATTGTATTTTTTATTTCTTTTCGATTTGGCATAAAACCATTCCATAATTGAAAAGTTTTATTCTCAATAAAAGACATTTCTATGAAATGTCCAAGGAGTTTTTTTTCGGTTAAGTTTCTAATGATAGGTTTCATAAT includes these proteins:
- a CDS encoding tetratricopeptide repeat protein, with protein sequence MTDWYRRKTWTKIDEEEFFAKLGRARKDGRAQYLKIQAIELVYTKDKELLVVAEELLNKVLTEYPENRIEKSTCYNFLGQIYELRNDAEMAICFYKKSLDYEKEFPNVISGSDLDFSKIVVRENKIEFFDEVENIITEKIKKKSIIFPVQNYIMYSILAVISEFKGNFEQAKSFADIAEKNSKAEKNSLWNPRKQKIGIVENRINWLDKLVGRK
- a CDS encoding DUF4844 domain-containing protein; this encodes MKQITNILIGMTLVLFIACGQGQIKTPEKAMAKFEEFKRKEKFIPDEQLFYPGIGDPTQKPILTEKINLVADDFEKLAKTGNATDKDYQNAIKIGLERFTGIYIDSENQERICYYFEELMDIVGLESSDGQLNNFRYGFDGTQKQH
- a CDS encoding thiamine diphosphokinase, which encodes MSSHHIVRDDQEPALIIANGAACDPELLGQLLEWSPLVVVLDSAIERVIELGIKIDVLLGDFDRGFDPEIYKTSQFPIEIVHTPDQDKTDLEKAFDYLIERKIPAANVVWATGKRADHTITNLTQIVRYRNLLKIVILDDHSKIFLLPTKFEKWYTAKTPISLIPIGVVNGISSTNLKYELKNDTLTMGYRTGSSNSVEQDGIVTITHRDGDLLLMECFD
- a CDS encoding tyrosine-type recombinase/integrase; amino-acid sequence: MNWEAKIIIHKKEKRIAVYFEKNADLITRIKKLTGSRWSQTLGVWHLPDTTENRVKFRLVPLSHSFPSEEGFEQIKKFVQWLSSKRYSPNTIKTYSEALKSFLIFYREKNISEITNEDVFIYNNEYILTNNLSSSYQNQIVNALKLFFITVRNTKIEIDKIHRPKRSKILPNVLSKAEIKLILNAHSNIKHKTMLSLIYSCGLRRSELLNLKPSDIDSKRGIVIIRQAKGKKDRISPLSPKILQMLREYYMIYKPSIWLFEGQNSGEKYSEQSLQSVLKQALQKVGNTKPVTLHWMRHSYATHLLESGTDLRYIQELLGHSSSKTTEIYTHVSTKNIQQIKSPFDEL
- a CDS encoding GyrI-like domain-containing protein, whose translation is MKPIIRNLTEKKLLGHFIEMSFIENKTFQLWNGFMPNRKEIKNTINANLYSLEVYAENHFDNFDPNDSFQKWAAVEVSDYLTIPEGMQTLTIPHGLYAVFLHLGPATEAHQTYHYIFAEWLPNSEYTVDNRPHFAVMNEKYKKDDPNSEEEIWIPIKSRN
- a CDS encoding DinB family protein — encoded protein: MVLETLKTLFNRDLNKLREEIGSYQNEKTIWVVDKNISNSAGNLCLHLIGNLNTYIGAEIGKTGYIRNRPLEFSLKDVSKTELIQKIENTILVVNNALDSLTETDLEKIYPQIVFEKEMKTGFFLIHLSTHLAYHLGQINYHRRLLDF